DNA from Xanthomonas hyacinthi:
GCAGTGAACGGCGACGCCGGAAATCCGGTCCAGCACGTCCGTTTCTGAGCTGCCTATGCGGCAGTGAACGCTGAAAGTGTTGCGCCACTTGCGTTACAAGTTTTCTGAGCTGCCTATGCGGCAGTGAACCCCGGCAATGCGGAACTTGCTGGACAACGAATTTTCTGAGCTGCCTATGCGGCAGTGAACAAGATGCTCAATGAGCTGACCGGGATCGCAAATTTCTGAGCTGCCTATGCGGCAGTGAACTGCGCACACATCGACTTTGAACGGTGGCGGCAGTTTCTGAGCTGCCTATGCGGCAGTGAACTTCTCGGCACGCTCGGACTGCGCGCGGATCTGTTTCTGAGCTGCCTATGCGGCAGTGAACCCCTGCCGTGGGCTGATTCCCGATACCGCTAGTTTCTGAGCTGCCTATGCGGCAGTGAACCGCCGGTGCGGCCCGTCGCAGCGCTGCCTTGCTTTCTGAGCTGCCTATGCGGCAGTGAACGAGCGACTACGCGGCATTCTGCTACGATGCGTTTTCTGAGCTGCCTATGCGGCAGTGAACGTCTCTCGGCAGCATAGCCAGCGGGTCGGCTGTTTCTGAGCTGCCTATGCGGCAGTGAACCCTGGCGAGATGACGGACTACGCCTTCATCGATTTCTGAGCTGCCTATGCGGCAGTGAACAGGATGTCCGCCCAGTTCCAGGTGCGATAGCCTTTCTGAGCTGCCTATGCGGCAGTGAACGAGCAACGGCGCGCGTCGATCGCCGCTGCGGTTTTCTGAGCTGCCTATGCGGCAGTGAACGGCGCGCACGACCGAATGAGCAAGCTGCGGTTTTTCTGAGCTGCCTATGCGGCAGTGAACGAGCGTGTCGTCGTCCTCCATCGCCGCAAGCTTTTCTGAGCTGCCTATGCGGCAGTGAACTCGTTTTGTTCTGCGATGAAGCGCAGCGCATCTTTCTGAGCTGCCTATGCGGCAGTGAACGGCCGAGCCGCGCCCCCCTCGTGCAATCTTGTTTTCTGAGCTGCCTATGCGGCAGTGAACCCCGCTTCGCGTTGCTCGCAGACAATAGGTGTTTTCTGAGCTGCCTATGCGGCAGTGAACGACGAACAAGCCCTGTCCGCCCTGCGCGCTGATTTCTGAGCTGCCTATGCGGCAGTGAACCTAGTGGGCCTGGTGTTCCTGCATCCGGACAGTTTCTGAGCTGCCTATGCGGCAGTGAACAAGGAGGGCAAGACCTACGCGCAGCTCTACGTTTTCTGAGCTGCCTATGCGGCAGTGAACCCCTCGCCAAGAATGAAAACGACGAACAAACTTTTCTGAGCTGCCTATGCGGCAGTGAACATGGGCTGGTCGTGCGGAATGCAGCTGGCGAGTTTCTGAGCTGCCTATGCGGCAGTGAACATCAGACGGCGGCAGCCAAGGCCGCCGGTATTTTTCTGAGCTGCCTATGCGGCAGTGAACGAGGGCGTGCTGGACGTGCTGCGCCTGCAGCATTTCTGAGCTGCCTATGCGGCAGTGAACTCGGCCGGAATAGAAATCATCCTGCGCTACCATTTCTGAGCTGCCTATGCGGCAGTGAACTCCGCCAGCGGCTCATCGTGCCGCTGCCCTTTTTTCTGAGCTGCCTATGCGGCAGTGAACAAGACCGGCATTCATCCAAGTGCTTGAAAATAATAGTAAACCAAGCTTAAAAAAGCCATCCTCCCTTTTCGAGAGGATGGCATCTAAGTGGTTGATTTTTTGGATATTTTATTGGGGCGCTAAAATAGGGTCAGAACCAGGGAACCGTTGCCTCATGGCTAAGGCCATAGCTGTTGAACGGGCCTCGCCTGGCTTCCTGCAGCATTGGCCCATGCCGAATGAACAAGGGAAAAGCCGCCTGGCCGGTGCTTCGGCTACCGAGCGTGATGAAGGGAAGCCGAAGTCGCTCGGCCGCCGCATCAGGGAGGCGTTCGGCCGCGGTGTCGGCATCCCAACCATGCCGCCGCATGGCGCGGCGTCGAAGGCGCGCGGGGCTGCTCTTGGCCTGGACACGCGTCACCTGTCGGTGCGAGGTTCCGTCAGGCACCAGGGCAATGCCGGAAATCGACAGATGGTCGCCCATGCCCTGGAGCCAGGACGTTGCCATCAATCCCTGCAATGCAGACTCCGTACCGTGCAGGCGCAGATGCGAACCCAGGCTCGGCGCCTTGTCATCGTGGCCGGGGAAGCTGACGCCTATGTGCGAGGTGCCCAATTCCACCAACCCTCGGTGCAGGCGTGCGTACAAGGCTCCCATGAGGTGATGGGGGGCGATGTCCGGGTCGGGCCTGAGATGAAGATCGAGATAGTGCTGCATCGTGCCGCCTCAGCCTGCGTCGCCGAACACGCCGCCACGGATCAGCGTGGCGATGACGAAATGCTGCTGTTCCAGGTCCGGTGCCTTGTCCTTGATCACCCAGGCGTCGAGCAGGTTGTAGAAATCCAGCTTCTCCTTCGGTTGACGGTAGGCCTTGCCCTGCGTGGTGACCGATCCGTAGGGTTCGATGGCGATGGCGCCGTTCTCGTCCACGCCGGGATACCAGGTGTCGATGGTGCGCAAGGCGTTGCCGATCTTCTGCGAATGGATCGCCGCCACGGCCTTGTCGCCTTCGCCGACCGCGTAGAGCGTCTTGCTCTTGTCGCCGCGCTCCCGGTTGAGGTTCAGTTCTTGCGACGGGAATACTTCCTGCCCGGCGCCAAGGCGGACGAAGGCGGTGACTTGCAGCAGCACGTGCGAGCGGCCTGCCAACCCGGCGGCGATCAATTCGGCCAGCGCGTGCAGGTCGTCGGTTTCGCCGGCCGGCGGGGTCAGGGTGCGCAGCGCGTGGTCGTGTGCCTGGAAGCTCCACTGCGCGGCGGCACCGCCGTCACGCAAGTGAGCCACCTGCACTTCGACCTGCTCGGCGCCGATCCGATTGCGCCACAGGAAACGGCCATTGGCCAGGTTGGCGGCATAGCGCCGGGCCAGCTCGCCGAAGCCGTGCTGCTGCGCATAGCCGCCGACGGTGGCGAGAAGCTTCTTGCGGTAGTCGCCGTCGTTGCAGGCCGAGGGCTCGCCTGCACCGCCCAGGACGCGCAAGGTGAACTGCACTTTTAGCGTATCGGCCTCCAGCGGTAGCGCGGCCACGTCCACGGTCTGCAGGTTGGGGTTCTGGATGGCGGCATCGAGCTTGGCCGGGTCGGTCTGCTCCTTGCTCTTGTCCTTGAGCCGGTTGGAGATGGTGCCGCGCACGGACTTCGCGCGGATCTTCACCGGCTGCCAGTTGCCGGCATCGCTGCGGCCGTTCCAGCTGCCGGCGAAGAACAGCGCGTCGGAGGGATCGAGCTTGCGCTCGAAAGCGAGGACGGAGGCGGTCTTGAGGGTGTCGTTGGCCATGATGGATGATTCCTTGTCGTGATGGGCGATCAATTGAAGTCGTAGTCCGGCAAGCCGGCATCGGTCGCGGGTCGGTAGTCGTTGCGGCAGCGATACAGCCCGGCATCGGGCTGGCTGTCGGCGTACCAGAGCAATTGTTGCGGGGAGTGCAGCCGGTGCGGGCTGAGCCATTCGCCGGCCGAGTACAGGCTCTCGACGAAGCGGAATGGCGTGCTGGCGTCGCGTGCATTGGCGATGCTGCCGGGCGCATGCAGTTCGCCGAGCGCACCGTAGCCCACCGGGATCGGCACGATCCAGCCTTGGCCGGTACGGTCGTTGCGCCATTCGCCTTTGCCGCCATCCGGGTCCTGTGCGTGGCGCCAGTTGATGCGCGCCAGCGACAGCCATGCGTCCAGCCGGGTGCTGTCGGGCGTATGCGTCTGAAGCTCGGCCAGCCGCGTGTCGAGCAGGTCGTCGCGGGCCACCAGTGCGAAGCCGGGCAGCAGGCGCAGGCGCAGTTTGCGGAACAGCGCCTGCTGGTCCTCCGGATTGCCGGTCAGGGCCACGACGTGTGGCGGCCGCCGATGGCGTCCGGCGTCGGCTGGCGGCAGTATGCTGCCGCCAGCCATGCGCATGCCGCCCAGCAGTTCGCCGACGACGGCGGTGTCCGCGGTCTGGGTGGCAGGATCGCGCAACCAGCGTTCGCTGTGCACCGCGAACACCAGGCTCAGTTCCAGGTGGATGCGGCCTTCCTCGACGATGGCGGCGGTGCCGCCGTCCTTGCCGACCGGGTTGCGGGTGAGCCTGAACGCCTTGACGAAGCCGCTCTCGGTGACCTGCTCCTGGTGGGCGTGGCAGGCCACGCCGACGGCATTGAAGGCGATGTCCAGTCCGGCCGCGCGCGTCTTGCGTTCCAGCGCCCACATCAGGCCCAGGAAGGCGGTGATCGACGGGAAGCCATGGGTGAGCGGGCTGGAGACGGCGTTGGCGTTCTGGACCCGCAGGCGCGGCAGCACCAGCAGATGGTCGAATGCAGGGCAGGCGCTCATGCTGCGTCTCCTGTCGGTGCACGCCGCCGCAACGGCACCGGCCAGGCCGCATCGACGATGGCCTGCGCGGCCCAATGCCGGAACTGGTCGTCGCCGAGGCCGGCAATTCCCGCCTCGCGTAGCTGGTCGCTGAGCCAGTTGGCGAAGCGCCCGGCGACCTCGTCGGGCCAGTCGCCGAAGTCGTAGGCGGCTTTGAAGTCGCGATCCTGCTGCTGCCATTCTGGGTGTTCGGAGTCTTCGCGGTTCGGCAGGTCGATCCGCGCCGGGTCCAGCCATAGTCGCTCGCACAACGGCAATTCGCAGTTGGGATCGCGCGTCCAGCCAGGCTCGAAGCGGGCGTGGATGGTGCTGGCGAAGTAGGCCAGTTGCAGGCCGAGCGCTTGTTCGATGGCTTCGCGCGTGTTCCGTGTTTCTTGGTTTTGCGGGGGATTGCTCAGCAGGAAGTCGCCCAACGCCTTGAGCAGATGGCGTACCCCCTCGAACCAGGCGAAGCGTTCCTGGGCCGACTCCAGGTTGAGCAGGCTGCGCGGGCGCTCGCGCGTCCAGCGCGGCGGCAGCGAGGCCAGCAGGTAGTTCACGCCGCCGCGATCGCTGTTGAGCTGGCTGATGTTCTGCGGCTTGGTGCCGCCCAGCTTGCGTGCGACCAGGTGGCGGTAGTCGCGGTAGATGCCGTCGAATGGTTGCTTGTCGCGATAGGCCTGTCGCGCCGTCTTGTTACCCTCGCCGAAGCGCGCCTCCCGGATCTCGGCATGCACGGCATGCGCCAGGCTGCTGGAGAACAACGGCTGCAGCAGGTGGTACTGGGTGTCGTCGGCCGGCGCTTCGCCGGCCAGCCAGTAGATCTGCTTGGCTGCCTCGTGCGAGCTGGGCTGCGGGTCGCTGCGGACCAGGCTGCCAAACGCGCTCATCCAGTCGGTCGCCACCGCGGCATCGGCATTCAGTGCGTCGCGCAGATCGTCGTCGCCGGCTTGCATCCAGTCGCGCAGGCGCCGGCCCGCGACTTCCAGCTTGAGGAACTTGAACACGTCCAGTGCCGCGGCGTTGCCGACCACGTCCTCGGCATAGTCCTCGCCGAGGACGTGGCTGCCGATCTCGACGTGTCGCGGCAGTGCGGCGGGTGAGACGTGCAGGCTGCTGCCGCGCGCATCGGGGTGGGTGGCCTTGAGCACATGGGTCACCGCCTGGATCTGGCCGACCCGGCGCGCCGCATCGGCCAGCCAGGTGCCGTACTCGTACTTGTTGGATGCCGCGTCGGCACCGTCTTCCTTGCCCTTCAGCTTGGCCTCGCGCCGCGTGTCGATGAATGCGGCGATGGCTGTGCGGAAGGCTTTACCTCTATCGTTCAGTTCTTTCATTTCCTTCTCTTCCCATAAAATCGTGTTCCATTGATTCAAAGTGCTGTCGATTAGTGCGGCTGCCTTTTGTCCTCCTTTGATGGATAGTTATTTGTATTTTGCGAACCCAAGCCATGGGTGGAACATCCACCCTTGCTTGCTCTCCGGCACCTCCACCGTCGCCAGCCGTTCGGCGCAGTGCTGCAGGGAGAGATCGAGGTGCTCGGCCTGCTCGGCGAGCAATGCCATGAGGTCGAACTCGCCCCACGGCGCGATACGCGGGCCGGGATTGAGCGGGACGTCATGGCGCTGACTTCGCTCGACGGCGGTGTAGAGCGTCTCATCGCGGCGGACGGCGCCTTCCTCAATGCGGTGCAGCACCAGCCTTTCTTCTTCCTCGTCGGGCAGGAGGACCAAGGTGGTCGATGGCATCGGGTCGTCGCGGAATGGCTGTTGTTGCGGCAGTACGCCGGTCAGCGCGGCCTGCGGGTATTGCCAGGCGCACGCGGCATCCAATGGAAACATGACGGCACTGCGGGCCGAAGTGGATACGCTGGTGCGAGGTTTGGGTAGCATGCTGTCGGCCATGCGCGCGTGCTCCAGGTCTGCCAGGTGGTGCTGGGGCTGCTGCTTGGCCTGAGGCAATGGCTGGATACGTGGCAGCGCGGTCAGCGTGGTGTACTCGTCGGCCCGCAGCAACTCGCCGAGCCGGTGCGTTTG
Protein-coding regions in this window:
- the cas6f gene encoding type I-F CRISPR-associated endoribonuclease Cas6/Csy4 — encoded protein: MQHYLDLHLRPDPDIAPHHLMGALYARLHRGLVELGTSHIGVSFPGHDDKAPSLGSHLRLHGTESALQGLMATSWLQGMGDHLSISGIALVPDGTSHRQVTRVQAKSSPARLRRRAMRRHGWDADTAAERLPDAAAERLRLPFITLGSRSTGQAAFPLFIRHGPMLQEARRGPFNSYGLSHEATVPWF
- the csy3 gene encoding type I-F CRISPR-associated protein Csy3 — its product is MANDTLKTASVLAFERKLDPSDALFFAGSWNGRSDAGNWQPVKIRAKSVRGTISNRLKDKSKEQTDPAKLDAAIQNPNLQTVDVAALPLEADTLKVQFTLRVLGGAGEPSACNDGDYRKKLLATVGGYAQQHGFGELARRYAANLANGRFLWRNRIGAEQVEVQVAHLRDGGAAAQWSFQAHDHALRTLTPPAGETDDLHALAELIAAGLAGRSHVLLQVTAFVRLGAGQEVFPSQELNLNRERGDKSKTLYAVGEGDKAVAAIHSQKIGNALRTIDTWYPGVDENGAIAIEPYGSVTTQGKAYRQPKEKLDFYNLLDAWVIKDKAPDLEQQHFVIATLIRGGVFGDAG
- the csy2 gene encoding type I-F CRISPR-associated protein Csy2, whose translation is MSACPAFDHLLVLPRLRVQNANAVSSPLTHGFPSITAFLGLMWALERKTRAAGLDIAFNAVGVACHAHQEQVTESGFVKAFRLTRNPVGKDGGTAAIVEEGRIHLELSLVFAVHSERWLRDPATQTADTAVVGELLGGMRMAGGSILPPADAGRHRRPPHVVALTGNPEDQQALFRKLRLRLLPGFALVARDDLLDTRLAELQTHTPDSTRLDAWLSLARINWRHAQDPDGGKGEWRNDRTGQGWIVPIPVGYGALGELHAPGSIANARDASTPFRFVESLYSAGEWLSPHRLHSPQQLLWYADSQPDAGLYRCRNDYRPATDAGLPDYDFN
- the csy1 gene encoding type I-F CRISPR-associated protein Csy1, whose product is MKELNDRGKAFRTAIAAFIDTRREAKLKGKEDGADAASNKYEYGTWLADAARRVGQIQAVTHVLKATHPDARGSSLHVSPAALPRHVEIGSHVLGEDYAEDVVGNAAALDVFKFLKLEVAGRRLRDWMQAGDDDLRDALNADAAVATDWMSAFGSLVRSDPQPSSHEAAKQIYWLAGEAPADDTQYHLLQPLFSSSLAHAVHAEIREARFGEGNKTARQAYRDKQPFDGIYRDYRHLVARKLGGTKPQNISQLNSDRGGVNYLLASLPPRWTRERPRSLLNLESAQERFAWFEGVRHLLKALGDFLLSNPPQNQETRNTREAIEQALGLQLAYFASTIHARFEPGWTRDPNCELPLCERLWLDPARIDLPNREDSEHPEWQQQDRDFKAAYDFGDWPDEVAGRFANWLSDQLREAGIAGLGDDQFRHWAAQAIVDAAWPVPLRRRAPTGDAA